A single window of Nitrospinota bacterium DNA harbors:
- a CDS encoding HAD hydrolase-like protein, giving the protein MSSSVSPEREGLTRAKVSRFLALPFSPSRLKTFMKVKRFEEIPINKLQEIGLEGILIDADGTLTPHHQSEFSQSVINHVRSMLEKGFKVAIYTNAWENRFKPFLEIGTQVVANVPAKPDPRGFQIAMTEYLDMDDPSKVCMIGDSYITDGGAVDAGMKFIHVRPIKGNEPFFHSATRFIAYLCAKIYG; this is encoded by the coding sequence ATGTCAAGCAGTGTCTCACCCGAACGCGAAGGATTGACCCGGGCAAAAGTTTCCCGGTTTCTTGCTCTTCCTTTCAGCCCATCAAGACTGAAAACCTTCATGAAAGTGAAACGGTTTGAGGAAATTCCCATCAACAAGCTTCAGGAAATTGGCCTTGAAGGGATTCTAATAGATGCTGACGGCACACTCACTCCCCACCATCAAAGTGAGTTCAGTCAATCGGTCATAAATCATGTACGTTCCATGCTGGAAAAAGGGTTTAAAGTGGCCATTTATACCAACGCCTGGGAAAACCGTTTTAAACCTTTTTTGGAAATTGGTACACAAGTAGTTGCTAACGTGCCAGCCAAACCTGATCCGCGGGGATTTCAAATCGCCATGACCGAATATCTTGATATGGATGACCCATCCAAGGTATGCATGATTGGGGACAGCTATATCACAGATGGTGGAGCCGTTGATGCGGGGATGAAGTTTATCCATGTCAGGCCAATTAAAGGAAACGAGCCCTTCTTTCATTCCGCAACCCGTTTTATTGCCTATCTATGTGCTAAAATATACGGATAA